The proteins below are encoded in one region of Silene latifolia isolate original U9 population chromosome 2, ASM4854445v1, whole genome shotgun sequence:
- the LOC141643498 gene encoding plant UBX domain-containing protein 2, which produces MGDMKDKFKGFMKKVNNQLNTSSSGKFKGPGRVLGSSSSSSSGQYVNPHRNPNPNPNPNLNSVNSSSNSKPLSQKAPVSGVSGSSMAGNSVEGQNVNVSSAKPVTSLDSSQTRPVADGFDPYGSLITTGKRNKNGFSLNVFECPVCNCGFGSEEEVSVHIETCIVDTGKNVGDAEGVGSEGGFEVESESKNEVESCVGVYLSGNPSEGSVDVVLRLFGNVVKDPENQKFRRIRMGNPKIREAVGDVVGGIELLEFVGFELKEEGDEMWAVMDTPSEEGVLVIKETIRLLGQGKNVGPKVEVEPEKVKKREPEIIDRQIKVFFSVSESVAARIELPDSFYKLSLEEVRREAEMRKKKMADSQLLIPKSLKEKQAQAARKRYTRTIIRVQFPDGVVLQGVFSPREPTSALYEFVSSALKQQGLEFELIHPIPVKRRVIPCFPKPGERGSTLEEEDLIPSALVKFKPIETDSMVFTGLTNELLEISEPLGINTS; this is translated from the coding sequence ATGGGTGATATGAAGGATAAATTTAAAGGGTTCATGAAAAAAGTTAATAATCAATTGAATACCTCTTCTTCTGGTAAATTTAAGGGCCCGGGTAGGGTTttaggttcatcatcatcatcatcatctgggCAATATGTTAATCCACATAGaaatccaaatccaaatccaaatccaaattTAAATTCTGTTAATTCGTCGTCAAATTCAAAACCTTTATCCCAAAAAGCACCCGTTTCGGGCGTTTCTGGGTCTTCAATGGCTGGGAATTCAGTTGAGGGTCAGAATGTGAATGTTTCGAGTGCGAAACCGGTTACCAGTTTGGATTCTAGCCAGACTCGGCCTGTTGCGGATGGGTTTGATCCGTATGGGTCTTTGATCACGACTGGAAAGAGGAATAAGAATGGGTTTTCGCTTAATGTGTTTGAGTGTCCGGTTTGTAACTGTGGGTTTGGTTCGGAGGAGGAGGTGTCGGTGCATATTGAAACTTGTATTGTTGATACGGGCAAGAATGTGGGTGACGCGGAAGGTGTGGGGTCAGAGGGTGGTTTTGAAGTTGAGAGTGAGTCGAAGAATGAGGTGGAATCGTGTGTGGGCGTGTATCTATCAGGGAATCCATCGGAAGGGTCTGTTGACGTTGTTTTGAGATTGTTTGGTAATGTTGTTAAGGATCCAGAGAATCAAAAGTTTCGCAGGATTAGAATGGGTAATCCTAAGATAAGGGAGGCGGTTGGTGATGTAGTCGGAGGCATTGAGTTATTAGAATTTGTTGGGTTTGAACTTAAAGAAGAGGGAGATGAAATGTGGGCAGTGATGGACACGCCTTCGGAAGAGGGTGTTTTGGTGATCAAAGAGACTATAAGATTACTAGGGCAAGGCAAAAATGTGGGCCCGAAGGTTGAGGTTGAGCCGGAGAAGGTTAAGAAGAGGGAACCCGAGATTATTGATCGTCAAATTAAGGTGTTCTTTTCGGTTTCTGAAAGTGTTGCAGCAAGAATTGAGTTACCAGATTCATTCTATAAGCTGTCTCTTGAAGAGGTGAGAAGAGAAGCCgagatgaggaagaagaagatggccgaTTCTCAGCTTTTGATTCCTAAATCCTTGAAGGAAAAGCAAGCTCAAGCTGCGAGAAAGAGATACACAAGGACTATCATTAGAGTTCAGTTTCCTGATGGGGTGGTTCTTCAAGGTGTCTTCTCGCCTAGGGAGCCGACTAGTGCTCTCTATGAGTTTGTGAGCTCAGCTCTAAAACAACAGGGCTTGGAGTTTGAGTTGATCCATCCTATACCAGTAAAGCGACGTGTAATCCCGTGTTTTCCTAAACCCGGGGAAAGGGGATCAACACTCGAGGAAGAGGATTTGATCCCGTCTGCTTTGGTCAAGTTCAAGCCTATTGAGACTGATTCTATGGTATTCACTGGACTTACAAATGAGTTACTTGAAATAAGTGAACCACTTGGTATTAACACTTCCTAA
- the LOC141641711 gene encoding uncharacterized protein LOC141641711, producing MVMKWILNSLDKSIRDNLKYVRSAAELWGELLEHYGQANAIEVYQLRKDLDAVSQANLSLVEYYNKLKNYWETLNSLDPIPQCSCGKISLCTCTLMKRVITRENNSRLIQFLMGLNSGYDHVRTQVLSMDPLPTINRALGLLQKIEKQKQVVESVEVLAETSAYAAYKPAESHQTDKKSKKHCSHCNMNNHNLDECFWVTGCAYCGKPGHKIEKCYRLVGFPSDKGTKTSNKYSKAKPKTFDGKKGFKKSANNVNVMEEEVPVSDNPLATGSSHASSSQGFFVDPDVMNGLVSSVVDQVLKRINDNVTSLSTSNFASILPISHANVVHHSFLLHDWIIDTGASGHMTFNFALLHNVRVLPKPLSIGLPDGTVKYVTKIGDVCLTDDIVLLNVLFVPDFKQNLLSISKLIDNNKLCVVFSTAACEFQDLSTKKVIATGQRIGDLYRFQNFNTQALVDKVVSLVSKVFECHSCSDNKHGFHSVNSSTSSISAALLHARLGHMGYDKLKFVNTNNGIIKENLPCEICVLSKHHQFPFPISSSKASYVFELLHMDVWGPYNTPTVTGAKYFLIILDDFSRNT from the coding sequence ATGGTGATGAAGTGGATTCTTAACTCCTTGGACAAGTCTATTCGTGATAATCTTAAGTATGTCAGGTCTGCTGCAGAGTTATGGGGTGAGTTGCTTGAGCACTATGGTCAAGCCAATGCCATTGAAGTATATCAGCTGAGGAAAGATCTTGATGCTGTAAGTCAGGCTAATCTATCTCTGGTTGAATATTACAATAAATTGAAGAATTACTGGGAAACCTTAAATAGTTTAGACCCAATTCCTCAATGTTCTTGTGGCAAGATTTCTCTGTGTACTTGTACCCTTATGAAGAGAGTTATTACTCGTGAAAATAATTCAAGATTGATTCAGTTCCTCATGGGTCTCAATAGTGGTTATGATCATGTTAGGACTCAAGTTTTGTCCATGGATCCTTTACCCACCATTAATAGAGCCTTAGGATTGTTACAAAAGATTGAAAAGCAAAAACAAGTTGTTGAGTCTGTTGAGGTTTTAGCTGAAACATCTGCATATGCTGCGTACAAGCCTGCTGAGTCTCATCAAACTGATAAGAAATCAAAGAAACATTGTAGTCACTGTAATATGAATAATCACAATTTAGATGAGTGTTTCTGGGTTACTGGTTGTGCATACTGTGGGAAGCCTGGGCATAAGATTGAGAAATGCTATAGACTTGTGGGTTTTCCTTCTGATAAAGGTACCAAGACTTCTAATAAGTATTCTAAAGCCAAGCCAAAGACCTTTGATGGCAAGAAAGGTTTCAAGAAATCTGCAAACAATGTTAATGTTATGGAAGAAGAAGTTCCTGTTTCTGATAATCCCTTAGCAACTGGATCATCCCATGCCAGCAGTTCTCAAGGGTTTTTTGTTGATCCTGATGTCATGAATGGTTTGGTCTCCTCTGTTGTTGATCAAGTCCTCAAGAGAATCAATGATAACGTGACTTCTTTGTCAACATCCAACTTTGCAAGTATACTTCCTATCTCTCATGCTAATGTTGTGCATCATAGTTTTTTATTGCATGATTGGATCATTGACACTGGTGCGTCTGGCCACATGACCTTTAATTTTGCATTATTACACAATGTTAGAGTCTTACCCAAGCCACTATCCATAGGATTACCAGATGGCACTGTCAAATATGTGACCAAGATAGGTGATGTTTGTTTAACTGATGATATTGTTCTACTTAATGTTCTGTTCGTACCAGATTTTAAACAAAACTTGTTGTCTATTAGTAAATTGATTGACAATAACAAATTATGTGTTGTGTTTTCTACTGCTGCTTGTGAATTTCAGGACCTTTCAACTAAGAAAGTTATAGCTACTGGACAAAGGATAGGGGACCTCTACAGATTTCAAAATTTTAATACACAAGCACTAGTTGATAAAGTGGTTTCTTTAGTTTCAAAAGTTTTTGAGTGTCATAGTTGTTCAGATAATAAACATGGTTTCCATTCTGTAAATAGCAGTACAAGCAGCATTTCTGCAGCACTATTACATGCTAGGCTAGGTCATATGGGCTATGATAAGCTCAAGTTTGTAAATACTAATAATGGGATAATAAAAGAGAATTTGCCTTGTGAGATTTGTGTTTTGTCTAAGCATCATCAGTTTCCTTTTCCTATTAGTTCTTCTAAAGCTTCTTATGTTTTTGAATTGTTGCATATGGATGTATGGGGACCATATAATACTCCCACTGTCACAGGCGCCAaatattttcttattattttggATGATTTTTCCAGAAACACATGA